The proteins below are encoded in one region of Telopea speciosissima isolate NSW1024214 ecotype Mountain lineage chromosome 10, Tspe_v1, whole genome shotgun sequence:
- the LOC122642170 gene encoding NDR1/HIN1-like protein 3 codes for MAEAKQPHLNGAYYGPPIPPPQNYHRPGRGPGCLGCCGCCLLNCLLKIIFSIIIVLGLIILVVWLALRPNKIKFYVVDASLTQFNLTGTTLRYDLALNITVRNPNKKIGVYYDSIEAKAYYDDILFGTDTLSPFYQGHKNTSMLSPAFQGESQLSLSSKALSEYNTETSGGEYYVDVKLYLRVRFKIGKIKTSRMKPKVKCDLKVPVVSNRNSAGGFGTTKCEIDF; via the coding sequence atggcAGAAGCAAAACAACCCCATTTGAATGGAGCTTACTACGGCCCACCAATCCCACCACCCCAAAACTACCACCGCCCCGGCCGAGGCCCTGGCTGCTTAGGCTGCTGCGGTTGTTGCCTCTTAAACTGCCTTCTCAAAATCATCTTCTCCATAATTATCGTTCTGGGCCTCATTATTCTGGTCGTTTGGCTTGCCTTACGCCCAAACAAGATCAAATTCTACGTTGTAGACGCTTCTCTCACTCAATTCAATCTTACTGGTACGACTCTCCGTTACGATCTCGCACTCAACATCACAGTCAGAAACCCAAACAAGAAAATCGGTGTCTACTACGACAGTATCGAAGCTAAAGCATACTATGATGATATATTGTTCGGTACTGATACTTTGAGTCCTTTCTATCAAGGTCATAAGAATACTTCTATGCTTAGTCCTGCTTTTCAAGGAGAGTCTCAGTTAAGCTTGAGTAGTAAGGCACTGTCGGAGTATAATACAGAGACGAGTGGTGGAGAATACTATGTGGATGTGAAATTGTATTTAAGGGTTAGGTTTAAGATTGGAAAAATTAAGACTTCTCGTATGAAGCCTAAGGTTAAGTGTGATTTGAAGGTTCCTGTTGTTTCTAATAGGAATTCTGCTGGTGGGTTTGGTACTACCAAGTGCGAGATTGATTTCTGA
- the LOC122642171 gene encoding NDR1/HIN1-like protein 1, producing the protein MSAEMKVCENNCKRKRLIRRLFSVFLAFLIIVLFIILLIWLILRPTMPQFTLQDVTMYQFNVTSPNFLTSNIQATVQSRNPNDRIGIYYDRLDIFASYRDQQITLPTLLLPTYEGHKDIDVWSPFISGTTVPIAPYLATSLNQDEYSGFVLINIKIAGKLRWKVGTWTSGHYRLNVNCPAFVRFGNPGSGDTIRVGSKFQLSQTCSTDV; encoded by the coding sequence ATGTCTGCTGAGATGAAGGTCTGTGAGAACAATTGCAAGAGGAAGAGGCTCATAAGGAGACTCTTCTCGGTCTTCCTTGCCTTCCTGATAATAGTTCTGTTCATAATACTCTTGATATGGTTGATCCTACGGCCCACAATGCCTCAGTTCACTCTGCAAGACGTGACGATGTACCAATTCAACGTCACCTCCCCAAACTTCTTGACCTCCAACATACAGGCGACCGTACAATCGCGCAATCCCAACGATAGGATTGGGATCTACTATGACAGGCTTGATATCTTCGCTAGCTATCGTGACCAGCAGATCACTCTCCCAACACTGTTGCtcccaacctatgagggtcataAAGACATCGATGTTTGGTCTCCTTTCATCTCCGGTACCACTGTACCCATCGCTCCCTACCTCGCCACCTCACTGAATCAGGATGAGTACTCTGGGTTTGTATTGATTAACATCAAGATCGCTGGGAAGCTCCGATGGAAGGTGGGAACCTGGACTTCCGGTCATTATCGTTTAAACGTCAACTGTCCTGCTTTTGTCAGATTTGGTAATCCCGGCTCGGGAGACACCATTAGAGTCGGTAGCAAGTTCCAGCTGTCTCAGACTTGCAGCACCGACGTTTGA